In one Henckelia pumila isolate YLH828 unplaced genomic scaffold, ASM3356847v2 CTG_80:::fragment_2:::debris, whole genome shotgun sequence genomic region, the following are encoded:
- the LOC140873819 gene encoding uncharacterized protein has protein sequence MFAILPSRRSPFTDDILSEALPKGVKIPSLPEFDGTSDPQDHIDKFYTKANLYDITDAASYKIFRTTLSGRALTWFNKLSSGSIANLEQLTDCFIQQFSNNKKYPKTIAYLFIVIQKEGECLGDYVRRFTHAVHEVLHVNHDLLAGIMQQNLRHRKFKESIAGRPPKNLEELLERAEKYIRVEESVEPHYLNKKKREEDKSDIRKRDEKRTAQSPRLQNTPLNAHLTDILVVAEKQGLLRPPCPMQNNPKRQRSDKYCHFHKDKGHTTEDCFSLRAEIEKLIKYGHLGNFVDKSRGEKRDDRRRDKQPKRDYQKCHDENGKQHERVDENFLSGGVISVITGGLLVATQTMQEKPFYGQQKEPTIYLAPHPFTISNFWVKKILVDSGSSADIIFHDAFVKLGISNAQLTPFNTPLVGFFGEIVEALGEVTLPLSLGSYPKRSTKMVKFFVVKALSAYNLILGRPSLNIFQAIGSTYHMKLKFPTPGGVGEAIGDHRLARECHAVTLRGSSGNRKRQVSNEERAPKPGKILRENGIHLVDEKPRAKRE, from the exons ATGTTCGCAATTTTGCCGTCACGTCGAAGCCCCTTCACTGATGACATATTATCTGAAGCATTACCAAAGGGAGTTAAAATCCCCAGCTtacctgagttcgatggaacGAGTGACCCCCAAGACCATATTGACAAATTCTACACGAAAGCGAATTTATATGATATCACAGATGCTGCAAGCTATAAAATTTTCCGAACAACATTATCAGGAAGAGCActcacatggttcaataagttaTCATCTGGATCTATTGCCAATTTGGAGCAACTTACTGACTGCTTCATCCAGCAATtctcaaataacaaaaaatacccAAAAACAATAGCATATTTGTTCATAGTCATTCAAAAAGAAGGAGAATGTTTGGGGGACTATGTTCGGCGATTTACTCATGCGGTGCACGAAGTCTTACACGTGAACCATGATTTGTTAGCTGGAATAATGCAACAAAACTTGCGCCATCGGAAGTTCAAAGAATCAATAGCGGGAAGGCCGCCCAAAAACTTAGAGGAATTATTGGAAAGAGCTGAGAAATACATACGGGTTGAAGAATCTGTAGAGCCACACTACTTGaataaaaaaaagagagaagaagataAATCAGATATTAGAAAGCGAGACGAGAAGCGAACAGCACAGAGTCCCCGCCTCCAAAATACACCCCTCAATGCACATCTGACCGATATACTGGTAGTGGCTGAAAAACAAGGGTTGTTGCGTCCCCCTTGCCCAATGCAAAATAACCCAAAGCGCCAGCGTTCGGACAAGTACTGCCATTTTCATAAAGATAAAGGTCATACTACAGAAGATTGCTTCAGTTTGCGAGCAGAAattgaaaaactcataaaatacgGGCATTTGGGAAATTTTGTGGACAAATCCCGCGGTGAAAAGCGAGATGACAGACGTCGGGACAAACAACCAAAACGTGACTATCAAAAGTGCCATGATGAAAATGGGAAACAGCATGAACGAGTTGATGAAAATTTTCTCTCGGGAGGGGTAATCTCCGTAATCACTGGGGGCCTGCTTGTGGCGACTCAAACAATGCAAGAAAAGCCCTTCTACGGGCAGCAAAAGGAACCAACAATTTATCTAGCCCCACATCCTT TCACAATCTCCAATTTTTGGGTAAAGAAAATTCTAGTGGATTCAGGAAGTTCGGCcgacataatttttcatgatgCATTCGTGAAGTTGGGTATTAGTAATGCACAGTTAACTCCATTCAACACTCCACTAGTCGGATTTTTTGGAGAAATAGTTGAAGCTTTGGGAGAAGTAACGCTTCCTCTTTCCTTAGGTTCTTACCCCAAACGGTCTACTAAGATGGTGAAATTTTTTGTAGTAAAGGCTTTATCTGCGTACAATTTGATATTGGGACGACCAAGTCTTAATATATTCCAAGCCATCGGATCGACATATCATATGAAGCTGAAGTTTCCGACTCCAGGAGGAGTAGGAGAAGCAATTGGTGACCATCGTCTAGCCAGAGAATGTCATGCGGTGACATTGCGGGGTTCATCAGGAAATCGTAAAAGACAAGTTTCTAATGAGGAAAGAGCGCCGAAACCTGGAAAAATTTTACGTGAAAACGGAATACATTTGGTAGATGAAAAGCCTAGAGCAAAGAGAGAATAA
- the LOC140873825 gene encoding 1-aminocyclopropane-1-carboxylate synthase-like, translating to MENKNQEQLLSKIATNDGHGENSSYFDGWKAYDMNPYHPNENQNGVIQMGLAENQLSFDLIQEWVKNNPRASICTAEGADDFKDIAIFQDYHGLPQFRNAVARFMEKVRGNRVRFDPDRIVMSGGATGAQETLAFCLADPGDAFLVPTPYYPGNDRDLTWRTRMQLVPVICNSSNNFKITRTALETAYQKAQESNIKIKGLLLNNPSNPLGTVLDRETLTDSLNFTKEKKIHLICDEIYSATVFSQPGFISIAEIVQENRASCNLDLVHIVYSLSKDLGFPGFRVGIIYSYNDKVTECARKMSSFGLVSTQTQHLIASMLSDDAFVDRFLEESSKRLGTRHGLLCGKLAKVGIRSLKGNSGLFCWMDLRRLLKEETFEAEMELWRVIINEVKINVSPGASFHCSEPGWFRVCYANMDDETMMVAMNRILKFVMQTKGMEAKNTRKQCWGSKLEISLSSKRLDEFFMAPHKMSPHSPMPSPLVRART from the exons ATGGAGAACAAAAATCAAGAACAACTTTTGTCCAAGATCGCAACCAATGACGGACATGGCGAAAACTCGTCGTATTTCGACGGTTGGAAGGCATATGACATGAATCCTTATCATCCCAACGAGAACCAAAATGGGGTTATTCAAATGGGATTAGCAGAAAACCag CTTTCATTTGATTTGATCCAAGAATGGGTTAAGAACAACCCAAGGGCCTCAATTTGCACTGCAGAAGGTGCAGATGACTTCAAGGATATTGCAATATTTCAAGATTATCATGGCTTACCACAATTCAGAAAT GCTGTGGCAAGATTCATGGAGAAAGTGAGGGGAAATCGAGTCCGATTCGATCCGGATCGTATCGTGATGAGTGGAGGTGCAACAGGAGCTCAAGAAACATTGGCTTTCTGCTTGGCTGATCCTGGTGATGCATTCTTGGTCCCGACACCTTACTATCCAGG AAATGATCGAGATCTAACATGGAGAACACGAATGCAACTAGTTCCTGTCATCTGCAACAGCTCCAACAATTTCAAGATCACCCGAACCGCATTAGAAACCGCGTACCAAAAAGCTCAAGAATCGAACATCAAGATAAAGGGTTTACTTCTAAACAATCCATCAAACCCTCTAGGCACAGTACTGGACAGAGAAACCTTAACAGACTCGTTGAACTTCACCAAGGAGAAGAAAATACACTTGATTTGCGACGAAATTTACTCGGCAACAGTCTTCAGCCAGCCTGGTTTCATCAGCATAGCCGAGATTGTCCAAGAAAACAGAGCAAGCTGCAACCTGGATCTTGTCCACATTGTCTATAGTTTGTCCAAGGATCTCGGTTTCCCTGGATTCAGAGTCGGTATCATATACTCATACAACGATAAGGTCACAGAATGCGCGAGAAAAATGTCGAGTTTCGGGCTTGTTTCTACTCAGACACAGCACCTAATAGCTTCCATGCTGTCGGATGACGCTTTCGTGGACAGATTCCTCGAAGAAAGCTCGAAAAGATTAGGCACGAGGCACGGTTTGCTATGCGGGAAACTAGCTAAAGTTGGGATCAGAAGCTTGAAAGGGAATTCGGGGCTTTTTTGCTGGATGGACTTGAGAAGGCTGCTGAAAGAAGAGACGTTCGAGGCAGAGATGGAGCTGTGGAGAGTGATAATCAATGAAGTTAAGATCAACGTTTCGCCCGGTGCATCGTTCCATTGCTCTGAGCCGGGATGGTTTCGAGTTTGTTATGCAAACATGGATGATGAAACCATGATGGTTGCTATGAATAGAATACTCAAGTTTGTGATGCAAACAAAGGGTATGGAGGCGAAGAATACAAGGAAACAATGTTGGGGAAGTAAGCTTGAAATCAGCTTATCTTCAAAGAGATTGGATGAATTTTTCATGGCGCCACACAAGATGTCTCCTCACTCGCCTATGCCTTCGCCCCTCGTTCGCGCCAGGACATGA